In Bombus fervidus isolate BK054 chromosome 13, iyBomFerv1, whole genome shotgun sequence, a single genomic region encodes these proteins:
- the LOC139993508 gene encoding ras-specific guanine nucleotide-releasing factor 1 isoform X3 yields the protein MLSPKMQRTVRVNDSQLIMLSEKAHYDHSFTGYLHKRTADSAKWQLRWFVLYQNLLFYYENESCSRPSGVVLLEGCYCDRLITAKGKEPDKQHCFAISYRRENQRSYELKAATESDCKTWIEAIREASFNRLLLQKEELEQKHLHLLQIVESEKTAKWQYTQQCEELASEIKKLRGELCALKKELRPVASSYTGRPGVQRTMSQGTGSLYMSGSSFGCEAHGSGISAFGLRDISEGSIEMQKIKKVQSFFRGWLCRRRWKQIVEQYIKSPHAESMRKRNSLVFQMVEAEEEYTEQMEILVSCFLRPFKMAASSKKPPCSHEDVNSIFLNSETVLFLHQIFLKGLTSRMESWPTLVLGDLFDMLLPMLSIYQEYVRNHHYSLQVLTECKQSSPSFAALLTRLENKTACGGRSLETFLTYPMHQIPRYIITLHELLAHTPYDHVERKSLQNARQQLEYLSRQMHDEVSETENLRKNLAVERMIVEGCDILLDVNQVFVRQGTLIQILDKPKGARSRLSATFGGKSGGDKEAVRQCFLFSNHLLLTTRQSDDDGRLNLVPQIGKIPLSDAVLVEDPNDQSTADDDELSVCSMSSGISESSGSGSGSASSQLQNRDFKIILDLKSGGSQITVHLVAPTIQEKAAWISDISQCMDNVQFNDLVRGSLSDTSSVTMPQSIRNDPKLFKDDVDIRFSRTLNSCKVPQIRSATPERLLQRLTDLRFLSIDFLNTFLLTYRVFTNGVTVLEALKKVFYEAEPPDAEMPTGSLVSLDVLGGNAADSQLHVDDRRRSSVSPRRTSGASSVSGYGSEISDSREAKSHGSCDSSSGGYTLNSKGYWRSGGYKKVDEEQQLGLISEAPSIIKRSPTIQSSTASIGSQSPATPRKISIRVDKEKKEEDDGCHLTIPKVIGVSSSSETLTDNTVISAPSSPSNLSSVTLVGSTGSGSGSGSDRSPQDGVTYSRGVSEETDTPVATDPPKGEEQFVYEDAESETSKQAKEETPTKTPTTPKATAIETTESEASKHEKEKQPAKESESSSPSAQPPSPQQSQLNQQRQHHHNEHRASIASAPAATARSSSISTITGNYWMSRRSIQEIEMSSQQGNFQHDQVSSKAGVVITSFRQSHRSVGPVPIWSSTSTAATAFAIATSASSNPPDKGIDGNNRSGSCRDKNRRKESVMSTAATMRVLNVLRHWVSKHAQDFESDQTLKNLTIEFLEDIMYCSNLLPAEHKAASQLLRLITKEEPESNKVDLKKLLASPTVQTKESIETLSALEIAEQMTYLDHKIFVSISSEEFLGQAWMKTDKATRAPHILLMTKRFNEVSQLVVSEIIRRSNMSARVAAIEKWAAVADISRVLHNYNGVLQICAAFTNSSVFRLKKTWEKVSKTTKQTIERLQNIVSSDGRFRNLRDALHRCDPPCIPYLGLYLTDLSFIEEGTPTMTEDGLLNFSKMRMIAHVIREIRHFQQTPYKIELITKVTNYLLDPSLMLNEKDLYRMSLEIEPRTSRLSSSTLINLPPSVSHASTK from the exons CACTGTTTCGCGATATCCTATAGAAGGGAGAATCAACGATCATACGAGCTAAAAGCGGCTACAGAGTCAGACTGCAAAACGTGGATCGAAGCTATACGAGAAGCTAG TTTCAACAGATTGCTGTTGCAAAAGGAGGAGCTCGAGCAGAAGCATTTGCACCTGTTGCAGATTGTCGAGTCCGAGAAGACGGCTAAGTGGCAGTACACGCAGCAATGCGAGGAGCTCGCATCAGAGATAAAGAAACTCCGAGGGGAA CTGTGCGCCCTGAAGAAAGAGTTAAGGCCTGTAGCTTCGTCGTATACAGGAAGACCGGGAGTTCAAAGGACCATGTCCCAAGGCACTGGCAGTTTATACATGTCGGGATCCTCTTTCGGATGCGAGGCACATGGTTCGGGAATTTCAGCGTTTGGATTACGAGATATCAGCGAGGGCTCGATCGAGAtgcagaaaattaaaaaggttCAAAGCTTCTTCAGGGGTTGGCTGTGCCGCAGGCGTTGGAAGCAGATCGTCGAGCAGTACATTAAAAGCCCTCATGCTGAGAGCATGCGTAAGCGGAACAG CTTAGTGTTTCAAATGGTGGAAGCCGAAGAAGAATATACGGAACAGATGGAGATATTAGTAAGCTGTTTCTTGAGGCCTTTTAAGATGGCTGCCAGTTCAAAGAAACCCCCTTGTAGTCACGAGGATGTGAATAGCATATTTTTGAATAGCGAAACAGTGTTGTTCCTTCATCAGATCTTCCTGAAGGGTCTCACTTCTCGTATGGAGAGCTGGCCCACTTTAGTTTTAG GCGATTTGTTCGACATGTTACTACCAATGTTGTCAATTTATCAAGAATACGTCAGGAACCACCATTACAGTCTTCAAGTGTTGACTGAATGCAAGCAATCATCACCTTCGTTCGCTGCATTGCTCACTAGATTGGAGAACAAGACTGCTTGCGGAGGACGTTCACTGGAGACTTTTTTAACGTATCCTATGCATCAG ATTCCAAGATACATTATTACGCTGCACGAATTATTGGCCCACACTCCTTACGATCACGTTGAACGAAAAAGTTTACAAAATGCGAGGCAACAATTGGAATATTTATCGAGACAAATGCACGACGAG GTCAGTGAAACAGAAAATTTACGAAAAAACTTGGCCGTCGAACGAATGATCGTAGAGGGCTGCGATATTTTACTCGACGTCAATCAAGTGTTCGTCAGACAGG GTACGCTCATCCAAATCTTAGATAAACCAAAAGGAGCTCGAAGCAGATTGAGCGCGACGTTTGGAGGCAAAAGTGGTGGCGATAAGGAAGCAGTCAGACAGTGCTTTCTCTTTTCCAATCATTTGTTACTAACGACGCGTCAATCAGACGACGATGGTCGTTTGAATCTTGTGCCACAAATAGGAAAAATACCTCTTTCCGATGCGGTGTTAGTGGAGGACCCTAACGACCAGAGTACCGCAGATGACGATG AACTGTCAGTATGTTCGATGTCCAGCGGCATCAGCGAGAGCAGCGGAAGTGGTAGCGGAAGTGCCAGTAGCCAATTGCAGAACCGTGACTTCAAAATCATACTCGACTTAAAATCTGGCGGATCTCAAATTACCGTACACCTCGTAGCTCCTACTATTCAG GAGAAAGCTGCTTGGATAAGCGATATCAGCCAGTGTATGGACAACGTTCAGTTCAACGATTTAGTTCGAGGCTCGTTGTCGGACACTAGTTCCGTCACGATGCCTCAATCCATCAGGAACGATCCGAAGCTGTTCAAGGATGACGTAGATATCAGATTCAGTAGGACCTTAAATTCCTGCAAGGTGCCGCAAATTCGATCGGCCACTCCTGAACGACTACTTCAACGTCTGACGGATCTCAGATTTCTCAGTATAGATTTCCTCAATACGTTTTTGTTAACGTATCGAGTATTCACCAATGGCGTCACCGTTCTCGAAGCTCTGAAGAAAGTATTTTACGAGGCTGAGCCACCTGATGCCGAGATGCCTACCGGTTCCCTGGT ATCCTTAGACGTATTGGGCGGAAACGCGGCGGACTCGCAGTTGCACGTGGACGATAGAAGACGAAGCAGCGTTTCACCACGAAGAACCAGCGGGGCTAGTTCAGTTTCTG GATACGGATCGGAAATAAGCGACAGCCGCGAAGCGAAGAGTCACGGTTCCTGTGACTCTAGCAGCGGCGGATACACGCTCAATTCAAAGGGATATTGGCGCAGTGGCGGATATAAAAAGG tgGACGAAGAGCAGCAACTAGGTTTGATTTCGGAAGCTCCTTCAATTATAAAACGAAGTCCTACTATACAATCGTCCACCGCGTCCATTGGTTCTCAATCTCCTGCAACACCACGAAAAATCAGCATTCGCGTGgacaaagaaaagaaggaagaagatgaTGGCTGTCATTTAACGATACCAAAGGTCATTGGCGTTTCGTCCAGCTCTGAGACACTCACGG ATAATACGGTAATAAGCGCACCTTCCTCTCCGAGCAACCTGAGTTCCGTTACGTTGGTTGGGTCAACTGGTTCAGGGTCGGGATCAGGATCGGATCGAAGTCCACAGGATGGAGTTACTTATTCGCGCGGCGTCTCCGAAGAAACGGATACACCTGTAGCAACGGATCCGCCAAAAGGGG AGGAACAGTTTGTCTATGAGGATGCCGAGTCTGAAACATCGAAACAAGCGAAAGAGGAGACACCAACGAAAACTCCTACAACGCCAAAGGCGACAGCCATCGAAACAACCGAGAGCGAAGCAAGCAAAcatgagaaagagaaacagcCCGCGAAAGAAAGTGAAAGTAGCAGTCCATCGGCTCAGCCGCCGTCTCCTCAACAAAGTCAGCTGAATCAACAGAGGCAACATCATCATAACGAACATAGAGCGTCCATCGCCTCTGCTCCTGCGGCTACCGCAAGAAGTAGCTCGATTTCTACGATAACCGGA AATTATTGGATGAGCAGGCGATCGATTCAAGAAATCGAAATGTCTTCCCAACAAGGCAACTTCCAACACGACCAGGTTTCCAGCAAAGCTGGAGTAGTGATTACCAGCTTTCGGCAGAGTCATCGAAG CGTTGGACCTGTACCTATCTG GAGTAGTACCTCGACGGCTGCAACTGCATTCGCAATTGCAACATCTGCGTCGAGCAATCCCCCGGACAAAGGCATTGATGGAAATAATCGCAGTGGTTCTTGTCGAGACAAAAACAGACGCAAGGAGTCGGTCATGTCAACCGCAGCCACGATGCGAGTGTTGAACGTTTTGAGGCATTGGGTCTCGAAACACGCTCAAGACTTCGAGTCTGATCAGACGTTGAAAAATCTGACGATCGAATTTCTCGAGGATATCATGTACTGTTCGAATCTTCTTCCGGCTGAACACAAAGCCGCGAGCCAACTTCTTCGATTGATCACGAAAGAAGAGCCAGAGAGCAACAAAGTGGATCTGAAGAAACTGTTGGCATCTCCCACT GTGCAAACGAAAGAAAGCATCGAGACGCTATCAGCGCTTGAAATCGCAGAGCAAATGACGTACTTGGATCACAAGATCTTCGTGTCTATTTCAAGCGA GGAATTTCTTGGACAAGCGTGGATGAAAACTGACAAGGCTACGCGCGCACCGCACATTCTCTTGATGACGAAGAGATTCAACGAAGTGTCGCAGTTGGTCGTCTCCGAGATTATCCGGCGTTCGAATATGTCAGCGAGAGTTGCAGCGATCGAGAAGTGGGCCGCAGTCGCGGATATCAGCAGGGTTTTGCACAATTACAACGGCGTGCTACAGATTTGCGCAGCGTTTACGAACAGCAGCGTCTTCAGATTGAAAAAGACTTGGGAAAAAGTTTCGAAAACG ACGAAGCAAACGATCGAGAGACTACAGAATATCGTGTCATCGGACGGTCGCTTTAGAAATCTACGGGACGCTCTGCATCGATGCGATCCACCTTGCATTCCTTATTTAGGATTATATCTGACCGATCTTTCTTTCATAGAAGAGGGTACACCAACTATGACCGAAGATGGCCTTTTAAACTTTTCCAAAATGAGAATG ATTGCCCACGTGATTCGAGAGATACGACATTTCCAGCAGACACCCTACAAGATCGAACTGATAACGAAAGTTACGAATTATCTGCTGGACCCGTCGTTGATGCTAAACGAGAAGGATCTATATCGCATGTCCTTGGAGATCGAGCCAAGAACATCCAGGCTAAGTAGTTCAACCTTAATTAATCTGCCACCTTCTGTGAGCCATGCATCCACAAAGTAA
- the LOC139993508 gene encoding ras-specific guanine nucleotide-releasing factor 1 isoform X4, translating to MLSPKMQRTVRVNDSQLIMLSEKAHYDHSFTGYLHKRTADSAKWQLRWFVLYQNLLFYYENESCSRPSGVVLLEGCYCDRLITAKGKEPDKQHCFAISYRRENQRSYELKAATESDCKTWIEAIREASFNRLLLQKEELEQKHLHLLQIVESEKTAKWQYTQQCEELASEIKKLRGELCALKKELRPVASSYTGRPGVQRTMSQGTGSLYMSGSSFGCEAHGSGISAFGLRDISEGSIEMQKIKKVQSFFRGWLCRRRWKQIVEQYIKSPHAESMRKRNSLVFQMVEAEEEYTEQMEILVSCFLRPFKMAASSKKPPCSHEDVNSIFLNSETVLFLHQIFLKGLTSRMESWPTLVLGDLFDMLLPMLSIYQEYVRNHHYSLQVLTECKQSSPSFAALLTRLENKTACGGRSLETFLTYPMHQIPRYIITLHELLAHTPYDHVERKSLQNARQQLEYLSRQMHDEVSETENLRKNLAVERMIVEGCDILLDVNQVFVRQGTLIQILDKPKGARSRLSATFGGKSGGDKEAVRQCFLFSNHLLLTTRQSDDDGRLNLVPQIGKIPLSDAVLVEDPNDQSTADDDVCSMSSGISESSGSGSGSASSQLQNRDFKIILDLKSGGSQITVHLVAPTIQEKAAWISDISQCMDNVQFNDLVRGSLSDTSSVTMPQSIRNDPKLFKDDVDIRFSRTLNSCKVPQIRSATPERLLQRLTDLRFLSIDFLNTFLLTYRVFTNGVTVLEALKKVFYEAEPPDAEMPTGSLVSLDVLGGNAADSQLHVDDRRRSSVSPRRTSGASSVSGYGSEISDSREAKSHGSCDSSSGGYTLNSKGYWRSGGYKKVDEEQQLGLISEAPSIIKRSPTIQSSTASIGSQSPATPRKISIRVDKEKKEEDDGCHLTIPKVIGVSSSSETLTDNTVISAPSSPSNLSSVTLVGSTGSGSGSGSDRSPQDGVTYSRGVSEETDTPVATDPPKGEEQFVYEDAESETSKQAKEETPTKTPTTPKATAIETTESEASKHEKEKQPAKESESSSPSAQPPSPQQSQLNQQRQHHHNEHRASIASAPAATARSSSISTITGNYWMSRRSIQEIEMSSQQGNFQHDQVSSKAGVVITSFRQSHRSVGPVPIWSSTSTAATAFAIATSASSNPPDKGIDGNNRSGSCRDKNRRKESVMSTAATMRVLNVLRHWVSKHAQDFESDQTLKNLTIEFLEDIMYCSNLLPAEHKAASQLLRLITKEEPESNKVDLKKLLASPTVQTKESIETLSALEIAEQMTYLDHKIFVSISSEEFLGQAWMKTDKATRAPHILLMTKRFNEVSQLVVSEIIRRSNMSARVAAIEKWAAVADISRVLHNYNGVLQICAAFTNSSVFRLKKTWEKVSKTTKQTIERLQNIVSSDGRFRNLRDALHRCDPPCIPYLGLYLTDLSFIEEGTPTMTEDGLLNFSKMRMIAHVIREIRHFQQTPYKIELITKVTNYLLDPSLMLNEKDLYRMSLEIEPRTSRLSSSTLINLPPSVSHASTK from the exons CACTGTTTCGCGATATCCTATAGAAGGGAGAATCAACGATCATACGAGCTAAAAGCGGCTACAGAGTCAGACTGCAAAACGTGGATCGAAGCTATACGAGAAGCTAG TTTCAACAGATTGCTGTTGCAAAAGGAGGAGCTCGAGCAGAAGCATTTGCACCTGTTGCAGATTGTCGAGTCCGAGAAGACGGCTAAGTGGCAGTACACGCAGCAATGCGAGGAGCTCGCATCAGAGATAAAGAAACTCCGAGGGGAA CTGTGCGCCCTGAAGAAAGAGTTAAGGCCTGTAGCTTCGTCGTATACAGGAAGACCGGGAGTTCAAAGGACCATGTCCCAAGGCACTGGCAGTTTATACATGTCGGGATCCTCTTTCGGATGCGAGGCACATGGTTCGGGAATTTCAGCGTTTGGATTACGAGATATCAGCGAGGGCTCGATCGAGAtgcagaaaattaaaaaggttCAAAGCTTCTTCAGGGGTTGGCTGTGCCGCAGGCGTTGGAAGCAGATCGTCGAGCAGTACATTAAAAGCCCTCATGCTGAGAGCATGCGTAAGCGGAACAG CTTAGTGTTTCAAATGGTGGAAGCCGAAGAAGAATATACGGAACAGATGGAGATATTAGTAAGCTGTTTCTTGAGGCCTTTTAAGATGGCTGCCAGTTCAAAGAAACCCCCTTGTAGTCACGAGGATGTGAATAGCATATTTTTGAATAGCGAAACAGTGTTGTTCCTTCATCAGATCTTCCTGAAGGGTCTCACTTCTCGTATGGAGAGCTGGCCCACTTTAGTTTTAG GCGATTTGTTCGACATGTTACTACCAATGTTGTCAATTTATCAAGAATACGTCAGGAACCACCATTACAGTCTTCAAGTGTTGACTGAATGCAAGCAATCATCACCTTCGTTCGCTGCATTGCTCACTAGATTGGAGAACAAGACTGCTTGCGGAGGACGTTCACTGGAGACTTTTTTAACGTATCCTATGCATCAG ATTCCAAGATACATTATTACGCTGCACGAATTATTGGCCCACACTCCTTACGATCACGTTGAACGAAAAAGTTTACAAAATGCGAGGCAACAATTGGAATATTTATCGAGACAAATGCACGACGAG GTCAGTGAAACAGAAAATTTACGAAAAAACTTGGCCGTCGAACGAATGATCGTAGAGGGCTGCGATATTTTACTCGACGTCAATCAAGTGTTCGTCAGACAGG GTACGCTCATCCAAATCTTAGATAAACCAAAAGGAGCTCGAAGCAGATTGAGCGCGACGTTTGGAGGCAAAAGTGGTGGCGATAAGGAAGCAGTCAGACAGTGCTTTCTCTTTTCCAATCATTTGTTACTAACGACGCGTCAATCAGACGACGATGGTCGTTTGAATCTTGTGCCACAAATAGGAAAAATACCTCTTTCCGATGCGGTGTTAGTGGAGGACCCTAACGACCAGAGTACCGCAGATGACGATG TATGTTCGATGTCCAGCGGCATCAGCGAGAGCAGCGGAAGTGGTAGCGGAAGTGCCAGTAGCCAATTGCAGAACCGTGACTTCAAAATCATACTCGACTTAAAATCTGGCGGATCTCAAATTACCGTACACCTCGTAGCTCCTACTATTCAG GAGAAAGCTGCTTGGATAAGCGATATCAGCCAGTGTATGGACAACGTTCAGTTCAACGATTTAGTTCGAGGCTCGTTGTCGGACACTAGTTCCGTCACGATGCCTCAATCCATCAGGAACGATCCGAAGCTGTTCAAGGATGACGTAGATATCAGATTCAGTAGGACCTTAAATTCCTGCAAGGTGCCGCAAATTCGATCGGCCACTCCTGAACGACTACTTCAACGTCTGACGGATCTCAGATTTCTCAGTATAGATTTCCTCAATACGTTTTTGTTAACGTATCGAGTATTCACCAATGGCGTCACCGTTCTCGAAGCTCTGAAGAAAGTATTTTACGAGGCTGAGCCACCTGATGCCGAGATGCCTACCGGTTCCCTGGT ATCCTTAGACGTATTGGGCGGAAACGCGGCGGACTCGCAGTTGCACGTGGACGATAGAAGACGAAGCAGCGTTTCACCACGAAGAACCAGCGGGGCTAGTTCAGTTTCTG GATACGGATCGGAAATAAGCGACAGCCGCGAAGCGAAGAGTCACGGTTCCTGTGACTCTAGCAGCGGCGGATACACGCTCAATTCAAAGGGATATTGGCGCAGTGGCGGATATAAAAAGG tgGACGAAGAGCAGCAACTAGGTTTGATTTCGGAAGCTCCTTCAATTATAAAACGAAGTCCTACTATACAATCGTCCACCGCGTCCATTGGTTCTCAATCTCCTGCAACACCACGAAAAATCAGCATTCGCGTGgacaaagaaaagaaggaagaagatgaTGGCTGTCATTTAACGATACCAAAGGTCATTGGCGTTTCGTCCAGCTCTGAGACACTCACGG ATAATACGGTAATAAGCGCACCTTCCTCTCCGAGCAACCTGAGTTCCGTTACGTTGGTTGGGTCAACTGGTTCAGGGTCGGGATCAGGATCGGATCGAAGTCCACAGGATGGAGTTACTTATTCGCGCGGCGTCTCCGAAGAAACGGATACACCTGTAGCAACGGATCCGCCAAAAGGGG AGGAACAGTTTGTCTATGAGGATGCCGAGTCTGAAACATCGAAACAAGCGAAAGAGGAGACACCAACGAAAACTCCTACAACGCCAAAGGCGACAGCCATCGAAACAACCGAGAGCGAAGCAAGCAAAcatgagaaagagaaacagcCCGCGAAAGAAAGTGAAAGTAGCAGTCCATCGGCTCAGCCGCCGTCTCCTCAACAAAGTCAGCTGAATCAACAGAGGCAACATCATCATAACGAACATAGAGCGTCCATCGCCTCTGCTCCTGCGGCTACCGCAAGAAGTAGCTCGATTTCTACGATAACCGGA AATTATTGGATGAGCAGGCGATCGATTCAAGAAATCGAAATGTCTTCCCAACAAGGCAACTTCCAACACGACCAGGTTTCCAGCAAAGCTGGAGTAGTGATTACCAGCTTTCGGCAGAGTCATCGAAG CGTTGGACCTGTACCTATCTG GAGTAGTACCTCGACGGCTGCAACTGCATTCGCAATTGCAACATCTGCGTCGAGCAATCCCCCGGACAAAGGCATTGATGGAAATAATCGCAGTGGTTCTTGTCGAGACAAAAACAGACGCAAGGAGTCGGTCATGTCAACCGCAGCCACGATGCGAGTGTTGAACGTTTTGAGGCATTGGGTCTCGAAACACGCTCAAGACTTCGAGTCTGATCAGACGTTGAAAAATCTGACGATCGAATTTCTCGAGGATATCATGTACTGTTCGAATCTTCTTCCGGCTGAACACAAAGCCGCGAGCCAACTTCTTCGATTGATCACGAAAGAAGAGCCAGAGAGCAACAAAGTGGATCTGAAGAAACTGTTGGCATCTCCCACT GTGCAAACGAAAGAAAGCATCGAGACGCTATCAGCGCTTGAAATCGCAGAGCAAATGACGTACTTGGATCACAAGATCTTCGTGTCTATTTCAAGCGA GGAATTTCTTGGACAAGCGTGGATGAAAACTGACAAGGCTACGCGCGCACCGCACATTCTCTTGATGACGAAGAGATTCAACGAAGTGTCGCAGTTGGTCGTCTCCGAGATTATCCGGCGTTCGAATATGTCAGCGAGAGTTGCAGCGATCGAGAAGTGGGCCGCAGTCGCGGATATCAGCAGGGTTTTGCACAATTACAACGGCGTGCTACAGATTTGCGCAGCGTTTACGAACAGCAGCGTCTTCAGATTGAAAAAGACTTGGGAAAAAGTTTCGAAAACG ACGAAGCAAACGATCGAGAGACTACAGAATATCGTGTCATCGGACGGTCGCTTTAGAAATCTACGGGACGCTCTGCATCGATGCGATCCACCTTGCATTCCTTATTTAGGATTATATCTGACCGATCTTTCTTTCATAGAAGAGGGTACACCAACTATGACCGAAGATGGCCTTTTAAACTTTTCCAAAATGAGAATG ATTGCCCACGTGATTCGAGAGATACGACATTTCCAGCAGACACCCTACAAGATCGAACTGATAACGAAAGTTACGAATTATCTGCTGGACCCGTCGTTGATGCTAAACGAGAAGGATCTATATCGCATGTCCTTGGAGATCGAGCCAAGAACATCCAGGCTAAGTAGTTCAACCTTAATTAATCTGCCACCTTCTGTGAGCCATGCATCCACAAAGTAA